Genomic window (Daucus carota subsp. sativus chromosome 5, DH1 v3.0, whole genome shotgun sequence):
ttaaatacttcaagaaaattaattctaaatatctaccacttagcaattaatcacataatcacataaagtcatgcaaatcatataaatcatggcaaataattaaaactaattatcagaaaattatgtaaaatactggatgctctttgtaaatgcacaagtcctgaaaatatgtatatttaaaacttgtgaacttacgaacaaattgcagttatttcttgtctaattaattagacatatttaacatcccaagttcaccaaccagtctagagaaagtggattcatctagtggttagtgaagatgtctgcaatttgttgatcagtaggtacaaagtgtaactctactgttccattcatgacatgctcgcgaaggaaatgatacctgatatcaatatgctttgtcctggagtgttgaacaggattgttggcaatggcaatggcactcgtgttatcacacagaatcggaattttatccaacatgagtccataatcttgtagttgattcctcatccacaagatttgagcacagcaacttccagcagctatgtattcagcttccgctgtagacgtagacacggaatgttgcttcttgctataccatgacaccaaccttcgtccaagaaactgacagcttcctgaagtacttttcctatcaatcttacatcctgcaaagtcagaatctgtatagccaactagattaaaacctgtatctttagggtaccaaatccctagattgggggttcccttaagatacctaaaaatacgcttaacagctataagatgtgactctttaggatcagcctggaatctagcacataaacaagttgcgaacatgatatctggtctactagcagttaagtataagagagagccaatcatacctcgatacttcgtgatgtcaactgacttaccagatttgtcctgatcaagtttgacagcagttggcaatAGGGgtttggcagtagatgcttcttccattccatatttcttcagaagatccttgatgtatttagattggcagataaaaataccgtcaggcttctgaatgacttgaagtcctaggaagaaggacaattctcccatcatgctcatctcatacttgctctgcattaacttagcaaatctctcgcataaaagatcattagtagaaccaaatataatgtcatcgacatatacttgtacaagaattatatcatccttatgctttttatggaaaagagttttatcgatgatacctctggtgaaaccattttcaagtaagaacttggaaagagtgtcataccaggttcgaggggcttgcttcaggccatagagtgctttgaagagaagtatacgaagtcttcaaattctttatcttcaaacccaggggttgttcaacatagacttcctcttccagatcaccattcagaaatgcacttttcacatccatctgatatactttgaagttggagtgtgcagcaaatgctaagaacatcctgatagcttcaagcctagcaactggagcataggtttcatcataatcaattccttcttcttgtgaataaccctttgcaaccagtcttgccttattcctcgtaacaataccatcttcatccagtttgttttcTAAAaaccatctagtgccaactataattttcctttaggtcttggcaccagcttcagactttctgcctttcgaattgattgagttcttcctgcattgcagatacccaatctggatcacttagagcctcttcaactttctttggttctgtctgagacaagaatccagcaaaattgcattcattctgagttgctcttctagtctgcactcctgtgtctggatcaccaatgatttgttcaacaggatggtctctactccataccctttgtcttggcagattcaatcttgatgattcaccaaaatcatagttgtgttgagtgtgatgactagtagatccactttgacttactccccctgagctgatgtatatcctatttgatgatcctccactttgaccactgtgaccatgatgatcatttgtattgttgccaatacttcctccagatggttcaggatcagcattctcttcatttgcattaggatctcttatatcagcttcaggttcatcttctcctaagtagatgtcttctaaattctcaaactccagagaatcagattcattttccttttgaagacttgggagtttggtatcatcaaatcttacattgatgctttcaatcagcttgtcgtcattgatcagataaaccctgtaggccttagactccaaagaataacccagaaaaatgccttcttcagctttggcatcaaactttcccaaatgctcttcttttaacacaaagcattttgcaccaaacacatgaaagtaactcagtgatggttttttgttggccattacttcataaggagtcttatccaaatccttgttaatcagggtacgattttgagtgtagcaagcagtgcttacagcttcagcccagaaatagattggaagtcttgattgactaatcatagtccttgctgcttcaatcaaggttctgttcttcctttctacgacaccatttgttgtggagtccttggagctgaatactgacgagagatgcccttatcagtacagaagtcattaagaacagcattacgaaattctgttccattatctgatctgattgcccttactggcagatctgcttccttttcaatcttcttgatatgatcaatgatgacgagtgctgcttcatcctttgaatgtaagaataatacccatgtgtattttgagtagtcatcgacgatcacaagagcatatcttttccttgatatagaaggaatgttgactggtccaaacagatccatatgaatcagttgaaggggtgaaccaatgtcagtcatgcctttgctcctgtgtgatgctttctttgacttccctttttcacatgcatcacagagtccttcttgacagaattctttctgtggcaatcctctcacaagttcccttttgactaaagagttcatagtcttaaagttcaagtgtgagagcttccgatgccataaccaactatcatcagcagaggccttggtgtagaaacacttgacctcccccttacttgctgagtctatgtcggctataaacaaacttgattttcttacacacggagtgtaagatccttgttcttccggttctggattaagcaaacttccttctgaaagattacatcgtatcctttgtcacagaactgactgatactcagtaaattgtgcttgagtccttccaccagagagatatcttcaattatgacatttccaactttcagcttaccatatcccgttgtaaaacctttgttgtcatctccaaagattacaattgggccggttctcatcaccacatctgtgagcagggacttttctccagtcatgtgtcttgaacaaccactatcaagaacccacacaacttttctcttctttcctgtgccctgcattcacaaatggattaaactttctttggtacccagacgttcttgggtccaggtgatttagtagaaacaggattatcaacagaaactggtttaacatgtgcttgttcaggggtgactggactcttctcctttttagtcttagcagaagtgcttttagacttggagttgggagtttccttcttcttagaaggactagcagtctttgccacaggggcaacagagggtgcaggcatattcatattcatagtagatggtgcagaaaaagatgcattcaacatggtaaaacatgcagacatcatattcatagcacatagcatgcaacctactctaccacatggcaaatgaacagcattcatgttaacagtattaggcatgctagaaacagaattatctactttaatcactttacatgcatgagtaagatgattagtagaattgcaattattacaaacctttctagcattagaattcctagaattggagttcttaggatctaacttgccattcctgttgttcttctttttgttggaactagtacttcctaatccagttttatctgagtcatctctgacatgggtATTAGAAGGTacttcttgtgattcctgttttacttgaggcttaacaacttcctcatttttcaactcttccttgatgacaaggtcttcttctatcagaggttctgtttgtgccattctaaagataggggtcttggtgttcttcagaattttaggtatatttgttccttcaggagcattctcagttcctgctgaaacaaatatgccttcattctcttttctcttctttcttttggctctttccaaagaactatagtcaaggccaatagcaaccttcttatcaaccctttgactatccaagatctctttctgtagaaaggcagaattctgataggccctaagcttagtttctaggtcagcaatctgagacctaagggactcctcaatttctgcactacacttctccttattctctagatatttaattctatctttaaggttagtgtttatgagtttctctaaagctaattcatctactctttcttcaagtttagctatctttagagaaagactactgttatctgattctgaagctaataaactagtgtgcaagttatacatctcttgacctagttcatttatagtctttttataatcagcagtagtcatgtcatcaacagaaatttcaggagatacctgagatggagattcctcgacagtgtcagccattaatgcaaaagcataattgctctggacaggttcatcatcagaatctgtgtcatcccagctttttccctcagcaatgtaagcccttcctttgtgcttggccaccattgcttccaacttagcttttagcttctcattttctttcttcagatcctcataagaattcttcttatcatatgagttgcttctgacaggagctgctttaggtttcctgcactctgtagcaaagtgccctaagtcattgcagttgtagcatctgaccttgctcttgtcatacatgtttggtttgaaactgccagtactctttgaccctgagcctgagtatcctcctttaccctgaaacttgttccctgaagctttcttgtaccggaggttctttctgaacttgatatgcttaaaccttgcagccatataagccattgacttatcttccagctgctccagctcttcttgagtgtagaactcatcctccggttcttcagaaacttcatcaacttcagcttctacaatctcagtaatggtagaaggatagtcagctttgatggatgaacaatcactctgagcaacagtgtgatcattgataccatattcaactaattgttgataaccaaagtatggttgatcagcaatcagtgcagtggtcttctgcaaggccatactcttggattctgttgatccaccaccatatataatctttctctgttcaagttccatctcaaacgtcttcagttttccaaacagcttttccaaagtcatagtcctgaagtcgcttctttcccggatggtctctgtcttaacaactagatggggtggcatcacaaatgagaactttctgtttatctctttctgtggataagtctttccatgcagggtgagttcattcaacaacaacatgaatctctcatagatttgagaaatgttctctccaggtattgcctgaaatgcttcatatctggcaattagcatatcgtatctgttttccctgacttcttcagatccctccatcaatgcctcaatagtgtcccacatctgctttgaagttttcagacttagtatcagatgtgtcattgtcttggtcattgattcaacaattatgagttgcagattatgatcctgtgcaacatattccttatcagtgtcagtgtattcacttttctctttgggaacagacttctgtggaatacgaacaccattttcaacagattcaggaataatcttcataggcacaaatggaccattttccagaatcccaatgaacatgggatttgcaactctgatgtacagcaacatcttcatcttccagttgttgtagtcatccttgtcaaatggaggtactttgattcctaacttgtgtgtcgacattgttatcagataaaattacgattgtacggacagctagcttttcagataggttacggatctcagatctgtatatcgatcagctaagctctgataccaattgttaggtccaatcagacgtagaagggggggttgaatacgtcgtaccaatttcttcgatttaatttaattgcggataatcttgtttcagtccatgttaaatcaatcgtaaataaataactccagcaagtcggggaatattcttatattagaaataatcctcgggtgctacaaattccaacacaagtgtcggctgcagagactacaatcactctattacaaactctcgataaatgtgatcttctaatttaactctcgagaatgtgtatagtgtgtgcacttacaaagtgtgtagttgttttcaaatgaaaacacaaagccctatttatagactttccaacaactaaccatggttaacgagttcgtcctggacgacttgagttcgtcctggacggattcgttttctaaaaataaaactaactccttTTAATGAGAGTTGTGCCTGGAGTAtatagtgtgtatatatatatatcaaagttgcgcttgatatacatatacacatatatatttgaaagttgCGCCTCCTTTACACTCCCTTCTTTTGCCTTAGAATAAATTCTGAGAATTGGATCAACCTTTGACTgagggtcaaaggttgcgcttgacACAGgagggtcaaaccttgcgctcatCCTTGGTCAAAGGATGCGCCAAGCATCACAGAGAATAAGCCTTAGAAATATTCTAAGTTGAATGAGCATTGTGACacagtaaacaacttggagtcgcgaactttgactaagtcaaagttggcgctccAAGTGTTACACCTTTGGCTTCAGTGAAGACTTAGAAAAAACTAAGTACAGAGGTTTGTGAGGAGGCgcgaactttgactaagtcaaagtttgcgctcctgTTGAATTAACTCCACTGAACATGTACTTGGTCATTTTAACTTGGATTTTCATTTGCatcaatacatatatacatatatttatatattatcaattgtgcttatttaattacttgaattaataaaattcaagtaattcacaattaatatatatatatatatatatattcataacaaatgaattctttggcaatatatcctggagcagctcgattgacttgatcactTAATACGTTGATTAAATCCACTGAAttctttcgtatgtcctgacgtcctgtgcactggtctggttcacgaacgactcgaactgaaataattccttgaatcctttgcttgataatttacttgatcagtcattccgggttagatgttgcttcgataaatttgattataaataatcaaatttaaatatactggaatcttctggtctttgatacttgatcttcaggcaatcttgatagcagaaacatattgaactttattcttcactgaggcttgaacatgttaatgaacttcttccagtggacggatgctcgtctcagatatcttgattgtctttgtctgttcgtatcgaatctccaacctgtagattcctgtataatacttacgtattgtttcctgtcttttgttgtgttgagttatcgtaattacagttacgttacattatgctttacagtgTGGAACAATAGTAAGGTAATGACTTGATGGACTGCTATTTATTAAAGTTAATGTTTGCTTCACTATAAACTGCCGACAAGTTCCTGTATTTTTAATTGTGGCAGGACCTTCCTGATCTTAGAGTCAGGACGAATTTCGGTGAGTACTGGAATGTAGTTGATCAAACCAGGCCGCCTCAGGCGATAATGGATGCTATTAATGATGCGGGTTTTGAGTGGGTGTTCAAGTTGGGGCAGGTCAAGCATGACAGGGGCTTGATCACTGCTTTTATCGAGAGGTGGCGTCCAGAGACGCACACTTTTCATCTACCTTTCGGTGAGGCCACCATTACACTGGAGGATGTCCATCACATTCTCGGGTTACGAACCACTGGACGGCCATTTATTCTACATGGCTTCACCACCACAGCTCGCCAGAGGAAGGACATGATACGCGATCTTCTTGGACTGACTCTCGAGCAGGGTGATGTGAGGAAAAACTGCTTGAGGATCGGTTGGTTGATTAGTAACTTTGGCAACTGAAATTaaacacctagagggggggtgaataggtgttatggctaatatgaccgatttttaaggttaccgaatatttatactgtcgcagacagcttgctgttaatttcagagtaaacagtcagctagctaacaatgcagatgcaatgcaaaacagatataatcagtaaactagcaacaccaagaattttagccaggttcgacccctaaccctaatggtctacgtcctggtcccctaccaactggtaagagattatattattaatcaataatgtcaacaattacaatgattcaataatataactccctttatcccttgttcctgttatcagcttgctgaaacccctgaaccacgaaccaaaagctctccaagacctatacttcccaagtatactcttctagctaactagtccccttgttcccttgtttcacaagctcgatacacagcaacaaacctttacactttgaacaatacaatgtgtgaatgtaatacaaccgaaactatgaactcaatatagatatataatcaaatataagtactagagctcaagtaaagattttgcaatgtaagtgtgttgtatttcagaagcttgaagtgtgttcttgttgttCAAcaaaaacggaaaccacactcaagtatatatatacacaaagtccaacggtcaatttgctaacaaattccaacgttcttgttccaaccgaactcacgtataatttgttctcaatttgaacgtttaaacttgtgaagattactgagtaaaaagcgtaGAAACGTTGTAAACCaactcagtaaaacgtttatgtataaaaccataatttgaaataggataGGAGTTGTTATAGATAAGATCGAGTTAGAGATAACCACTCCtacaagttaggaaatcgtttttgtttgaaattctgatttaaaactgagctctaatatttatataagtcatatataaatattaaagtccttacaaatcgattcctaataaatctccttgcttttcgactttgatccttatccatttgttattctgttcacgctgtaagctcgctgataagcctgaatgacaacctgtaagcttgctgacaatgaacataatactgaaactcatcaagctgttagcacattcatatataactttgatagctcgctaacaagcaccagttttatgctattagcttgctggcagtgtgatcatcaaaacactgagagtatcaatctccccctttttgatgattacaccatatttaggaaaagtaataatactccccctgaatacagcaatctaatatcattaaaattctaacatatatcaaatcaacaTACAAATTCAAATATAGGATATATGACAATCTATTATGCAAAGCAGAAAATATTATGCAATCAAGTATCAAATAAACCAAGTACTTGCATAgatattaaactaataatctGACCAGGATAAACTACCTGGATACAGATAAGCATCCAAAACAACCAACTTAAACAAATtcaactcaggataaaccacctgagataccaaattcaaccaaattcaacaacttAGTCTGAAGCAAAAGCAAATATAACATAGGGCCAATAAAGTACCTAAACAGTTAAGCACACAagtcttatttattaattagatagaTTCCTAAATtgtctcccccttaatcatccaAAAGGTGAAGAAAATCAGGATTCTTCATCGTCCTTATCACTCTTCTCCTGAGCAAACTTCTTCTCGAGCTCCGCAGCAATACGATTCTGCTCCATCACCAAATTTCCAGCATCAGCATAGACAGAGTCAGTGCCTGCAGCCTCCTTAAGAACATCCATAGCAGTACGTGGCCTAGGACTGTCAGTACCATCCTCAGTAGAAGTAAAAGTGAACTTGACATCAGAAGACCCGCAAGACCCAAACATCCTCTTGCGTAACTCATATTGAAGACTCCCAGAGCTGCACTTCTCGGGTGAGTTCCCTGTCTTTCCTCCAAAAACTATATCCTTCCAAAAATCAAACTGATTTGACAACTCTTTCATTTGTTCAGAGAGTTGTTTTTGACCATCTACCAACTGCTTGTGATTTGCTCGCAGTTCCTCCATGTAATCCAAAATCTCCTTTGCAGAAATGCCCAAATCGACACCAACAGACTGAGATGGACCTGGAGGTGGTGGTGACACCAAAACCTCAACAGTGGATAAGGTTCCATCTTTCTCCAGCTTCAAATTTGATTGAGCTAAGCACTTGAGATCCAGAAATTCCTTAGCTTGGATACTCTCAGCCCCATCAACGTTCACACCAAACCATTCAAACACTCTAGTAAGTAACAACCCATATGGAAGTCCAGTTGATGACTTCCCATCCACAACACTCATCatagttttcaaaactaaatcAGCCATATCAAATTGTTTCCCAGACAACAGCATAGAAACAATTACCATATCCTGTGCAGACAAATTAGAACGCGTACCCATCCTAGGACTCACATTCTCTATAGAAACTTTAAACAATGCATGAGCAAGTGGAACAATGGTAGTAGTGGAGGGATATGTGATATCAGTAGCACACTCTACCCCAGTAATCAAAGTAAACTGTTCTTTCCCAGACAAACCATCAACATCCTTAAATCCCCTCTTTGTAAAAATGGACACAGGGGAGGGAGGAGTTTTCAAGATAGCATTCAGAAACAGAGGTGACAAAGTAATCTTAGTGTCATTTACAAAAGACACAACCTGACCCGATTCAGTTTCAGTTAAGTTCCCATAAAATTCCCGGACCAAAGATGGATAACAGATTTTAGGTAAATCAACAAGAAATGATTCAAAGCCTAGTGAGGAAAATAACTTAACCACACCGCAAGAATGAAAGGCCTTACCAGACAAGGGTTTCCCCAAGATGACCTTTCGACTAGCGAAATCAGAACCTTCACCCTTTTCTTCAGACTTAACTCTTTTCTTCCCAGATTTCTCAATACCAGACCTCAGAACGCCTGATTGTTCATCGCCGCTTTCAACATCGACCGGAGCTACAATCTCCTCAAGATCATCTTCATCAACCAAAGCCCTCTTCTTGGAAATAGGGGTGTGACTCTTGATATTCGCTCGCGTCTTCATCCTCATGGCAACTCGAGCTCCAATCGTAGCAATGGCGAAGAATGTGTATCGGTTGAAAAAGATTGATGAAACCCTAGGTTCGGGGGCGCTTTTAAAGAAGAAGTGATAAAGACTCG
Coding sequences:
- the LOC135152812 gene encoding protein MAIN-LIKE 1-like, which encodes MAKNVYRLKKIDETLVWNNSKDLPDLRVRTNFGEYWNVVDQTRPPQAIMDAINDAGFEWVFKLGQVKHDRGLITAFIERWRPETHTFHLPFGEATITLEDVHHILGLRTTGRPFILHGFTTTARQRKDMIRDLLGLTLEQGDVRKNCLRIGWLISNFGN